One region of Chanodichthys erythropterus isolate Z2021 chromosome 19, ASM2448905v1, whole genome shotgun sequence genomic DNA includes:
- the cyth3a gene encoding cytohesin-3: MNMDEDNRVPEDLSFEERDELSNIRRRKKELLDDIERLKFEISEVMTEIEHLTCVRETKSTQRNKQIAVGRKKFNMDPKKGIQFLLENDLLQHTPGDIAQFLYKGEGLNKTVIGDYLGERDDFNIKVLQAFVELHEFADLNLVQALRQFLWSFRLPGEAQKIDRMMEAFAARYCQCNPGVFQSTDTCYVLSFSVIMLNTSLHNPNVRDKPTVERFISMNRGINEGGDLPEELLRNLYESIKNEPFKIPEDDGNDLTHTFFNPDREGWLLKLGGRVKTWKRRWFILTDNCLYYFEYTTDKEPRGIIPLENLSIREVEEPRKPNCFELYNPSHKGQVIKACKTEADGKVVEGNHVVYRISAPTPEEKEEWIKSIKASISRDPFYDMLATRKRRVAAKK; the protein is encoded by the exons ATGAACATGGATGAAGATAACCGAG TGCCTGAAGATCTTTCATTTGAAGAGAGAGATGAACTGTCTAACATTAGACGAAGGAAAAAGGAGCTGCTAGATGACATTGAG AGGTTAAAGTTTGAGATCTCAGAAGTCATGACAGAGATTGAACATTTAACATGTGTCAGAGAGAC CAAAAGCACTCAGAGGAACAAGCAGATTGCTGttggaagaaagaaattcaataTGGATCCTAAAAAG GGAATCCAATTTCTTTTGGAGAATGATCTTCTGCAGCACACACCTGGGGACATCGCTCAGTTCCTCTATAAAGGCGAAGGCTTAAACAAAACTGTCATAGGAGATTATTTAGGGGAACG AGATGACTTCAACATTAAGGTTTTGCAGGCATTTGTGGAGCTTCATGAGTTTGCTGATCTCAACCTGGTGCAGGCGTTGAG GCAGTTTTTGTGGAGTTTCAGACTTCCCGGTGAAGCACAGAAGATAGATCGAATGATGGAGGCCTTTGCTGCTCGATATTGCCAGTGTAACCCAGGTGTCTTCCAGTCCACAG ACACATGCTACGTTCTCTCGTTCTCCGTCATTATGCTCAACACCAGCCTACACAACCCTAATGTCAGAGACAAGCCCACAGTGGAAAGGTTCATCTCCATGAATCGGGGCATCAACGAAGGAGGAGATCTGCCTGAGGAGCTGCTCAGA aatttATATGAAAGCATTAAGAATGAGCCTTTCAAAATTCCTGAAGATGATGGAAATGATCTGACTCATACATTCTTTAATCCAGACAGAGAGGGATGGTTGCTAAAACTAG GGGGAAGAGTGAAGACCTGGAAGAGGAGGTGGTTCATTTTGACAGATAACTGTCTATATTACTTTGAATATACAACA GACAAAGAGCCTCGGGGGATCATTCCACTGGAGAATCTTAGTATAAGAGAGGTGGAGGAACCAAGAAAACCA AATTGCTTTGAGCTTTACAACCCCAGTCATAAGGGGCAAGTAATTAAGGCATGCAAGACGGAGGCTGACGGAAAGGTGGTGGAGGGGAATCACGTTGTGTACAGAATATCTGCACCCACGCCGGAGGAGAAGGAAGAGTGGATCAAATCCATCAA GGCAAGCATTAGCAGGGATCCTTTCTATGACATGCTGGCTACTAGGAAACGGCGAGTGGCTGCTAAAAAGTGA